Proteins from a genomic interval of Arachis hypogaea cultivar Tifrunner chromosome 10, arahy.Tifrunner.gnm2.J5K5, whole genome shotgun sequence:
- the LOC112716435 gene encoding vesicle transport v-SNARE 13: MSNVFEGYERQYCELSANLSKKCTAAASLNGEQKKQKVSEVKTGIDEAEALIRKMDLEARSLQPNIKAVLLAKLREYKSDLNNLKSEVKKIVSGNLNPSARDELLESGMADAMTASADQRSRLMMSTERLNKTSERVKDSRRTMLETEELGVSILQDLHSQRQSLLHAHNTLHGVDDNIGKSKKILTNMSRRMDRNKWIISFIVFVLVVAIALILYFKLAK, translated from the exons ATGAGCAACGTATTCGAGGGATACGAGCGCCAGTACTGTGAGTTATCGGCGAATCTATCGAAGAAGTGCACTGCGGCTGCTTCTCTTAATGGAG AGCAAAAGAAGCAAAAAGTTTCGGAAGTAAAGACTGGAATTGATGAAGCAGAAGCTTTG ATCCGAAAGATGGACCTTGAGGCGAGAAGTTTGCAGCCAAATATCAAGGCTGTTCTTCTTGCTAAGTTGCGGGAGTATAAATCTGATCTCAACAATCTTAAAAGCGAAGTTAAAAAAATTGTATCTGGTAACCTGAACCCCTCTGCACGGGATGAGTTGTTGGAATCAGGCATGGCAGATGCTATGACG GCATCAGCTGATCAGAGATCAAGATTAATGATGTCAACTGAGAGGCTGAACAAGACCAGTGAAAGAGTTAAGGACAGTAGAAGAACAATGCTGGAAACAGAAGAGCTTGGTGTTTCAATTCTTCAAGATTTGCACTCGCAACGACAATCCTTGTTGCATGCACACAATACG CTTCATGGAGTGGATGATAACATAGGCAAAAGTAAGAAAATTTTGACCAACATGTCAAGAAGGATGGACAGGAACAAATGGATTATCAGCTTCATTGTGTTCGTCCTAGTTGTTGCTATAGCCTTGATTCTATACTTCAAACTTGCAAAATAG